DNA from Phragmites australis chromosome 16, lpPhrAust1.1, whole genome shotgun sequence:
CCTAAAACCATCATACACTTATTGCCACATAATTCGTTTGTTTTAATCAACATGGCATTCAGTCGAGAAGACGTGTTATGTGCAGTATTGATATTTTTACTATAAATCCACAGAATACCCAGGACCCAGGAGGCCAGGAGTACACATGAGAAACCTCTGTTTGTTTTCTCTGAGGGCACACAGTGTGGAGTGTTACGACGAGAGGCGTCTCTCGAGGTGCTGAGATCTCGTCTAGTTATTTGGTAAACTCAAACTAACTGTTTTCCTTGCTCAATTTTGGAGCTGCTTTGTTCAATAGAAATTCCACCCCTAACGTGAACGCCGCAAAAGTTCTTAGTATCTGAATTTGCTCGATGACTTTCAATTCacaaaataaaaggaaataTGCATACGAAATATTTAAGTTCCGGTCATGCAGTCGCAAAACGCTTAGGGGCTATAGGGTTTGTTAATCATCACACAGGGAGTTCAAATTATTACATATAACATGTTTCAAATACTCATAATACTTAACATCAAGCATGGAGGAGGATAAGGATCAGCGCCTGCAGCAACTCAGAATACTTGTATATCTTGGCAACTTTGACATCGGCACTACAACCATCGCCTAACCAAAGATGGAAAATGTGATGGTATGAGCTCAATGTCCTCAATGGATTTGCCAATTGGTGCCAACAGCTTGAGCAATACGCCGACTCTTTCGTCGTGTAGCTGGAAATAGATTGTGACCTTCTTAAGGTGATCAGCTGTAAATGCTCCAGCTCCCGGGAATGCCGTTGGCTCCTCTCCGCTGCAGACCCGGCACACCTCCTGTAGTTGCAAGTTGAAATTATTAGGATGTTCAATCATGCACAGAAATAATAGGTCACAAATAAATCAAAACAAAACAGATGGACCACCTTGTTCAGTTTCAGAGTGAGGTTTTCCAATAGAGGTGAGCGCGACAGCAAGTACAGTAACGGAGAGAATTCATCAGGCGTGCACCATTCACCAAGCGTTAAGCTTGTTAGGTTGTTGAACATTGGGCACTCAGGTATTTCCCAATCAAATGCAACCTGCATGCATACGGTGAAGTGGACTAAACAAATAGTTTGAAAATTAACATCAGTCACGAGGAAAAGGTTGAGGTGAAGGAGAGAGAGTTGGATGAACCCATTGGTCACTCGAATCCATGTTCAAGACTAATTCTCACTCTTGTTTGTGTCAACAGCCTTCTGGAACAAAATTAGTTGGTTTTTTTTCACCCCGTAGTTTTGTGTGAAAGACGACAAACCTCCTAGAATCATCTCACCTAAACTTTTCAGCATACAGTACTTAGTATTTTTTCTTGGGGATAGTTTTTTGTTTCAGTGATGCAATTCCAACTTtccttttgaaaaaaatgtCCATCATATTACTGACAAAatgaagacaaaaaaaaaaaaaacagagcatgcatgcaacaagaaaagaagaacTGGAAAGCTTACGAGCATCGATATTCAAAACAGGCAGAAGCATTGTACCTCTCTTTCAGCAGCGATCAACTCCATGCTTCTAGCATTTGAAAGGCCATCAAGTAAGCTATAAGTGACATCATCccaatcttcttcttcatcctcctccacaGGATCAGAACAATGTAAAAACTCATCAAAAGTGACTACAGCTActactagggatggcaatttcTTGACCATAGCAGCTTTATATCGAGGATCCTTGATGCTCAAAGACTCCAAACTTGGAGCCGAGATGAGAAGGTTTTCAAACAGACAACAGTTAGTGATATCCAGGTGCAACAAAGAAGCAGATGAGATCTCAGGGACCTCAAGAGAGCTGTCCCTGAGCTCCAGCCTTTGCAGTGCTGGGCATGCAGAATTGATAGGATAAAAAACACTGCCATCCAAACAGACATTGCCGAGCAGCAAGCTCTTGAGGTGACGAGAGGTGAAGTCCACAATGTCACGCTCCAACCTGAGAGGCTCGCATTCCATATCTTCCGAGAACTCCAGCACTTTAAGGTTGTTCCTGATTGCACATCTGATCCAAAACTTTGCTTCTTCGATCCCCGACGACCGGAGGCGGAACAGGTCCAACGGAGCGACGCCGCGAAGGCGCAATACACGGCTGACGAAGCTGGAGAATTGCTCCCTGCGCCCTCCGAACTGATCTAAGTCAAGGATAAGGCATGGTGCACCGGTCCAGGTGTGTCGCCACCGTGAGGAGAGCACGCTCGTGTGTACGGCATCCAACGTCGGCAAGGAGGACATGACGTGGTGAAGTAGGGCATCGGGAAGGTTGCTGATTCTATCGAGGCCCCCGTGCATCGTGCTTCCTGTATTGTCTTGATCAAATAGTTGGCCTGCATTGTAGTAgttaaaaaatagtttgtaGTTTGGCAGGAATTATAAATTTCAGATTGAGTATGACGATCACTGCCTCACACCAATTCTAATGGATGATTAGTTACAGGtaaagaaaggaggagaaagaacGAGTCTATTTGCACCCAAAAAATATTCCTATGAACAAACTCAATATAATACTACTAGATTTTCTACAGTACAGAAAATGTATTGAGGTGTATTCAATGCTTCTCTGTTAATGAAAGGCACACAttcttttgtgtgctttttaAAATGAAGTAAACATTTGTTTTTCAGGTACAAGCTGACAACAAAGAAATTTACAAATAACTTACTACTAGATGACGCCTGCTGAGTAGTACTTTGATCCTGAGTAAATTGCCCTTGCAGATCACTAGAATCTTCTTCCAGAATCAGGGCATCTGAATCTCGATTTCCTGGTTGCTGCATTCCCAAAGGACCATTGGAGTGACCTGGCATCCTGTGCTGGTCTTGCATTTCGACAGGATTGTTGGGCATTTGTGGAAGCAGTGAATGACCCTGTGTTCTGCTGGTTATGTTAGCTGTTCTCACAGCAATCCTCCGTACATAGTCCTCCTAAGTAATTAGGAAAGATATaagattttccaaaaaaaatttgcTTAACATTCTCACTGATCCTTGAGGGGGGAAATTAGGTAGCAAAGAACACAAAAAAAATGCTCCCATTTTCTGCTTCATGTTTCTCCTTTCCCTGTTCCCCCATTCTTCATGCATAGCATAGGAATCAAGCATTGGGAAAGCTATGCAAAACGGGTACTAACATGAAGATTCTATATATCAAACGAGCCCATGAAGATAAGTCTCACGATTGTAGTGCTGATAGGCGTGCTAAACAAAATTGTCAACACATGTGCCAATTAACTGAGTGTGTTGTGAGCATTATCTGCGTTGTTACCAGATACATCTAGCACATATATAGTCTTGTATTGGCGTGAGCCTATTTCAACCTAAACTTTGAAACACCTTAAGAATATCAGGTCTAGAAAAAACTGATAAGTTGACAAGCTAAAATATTTCAATGATCTTTCATCACAAACAGAGCGCAGTTCTTAACTCTCTGGAATCGAAAAATAGCATATTATTCCACGTGGGTTACAAGTAGCGAAATACATTCAGGAGAGAAGAAAGTTCTACTTCTTCGTGACATGTTGCCCATGTGCCAAAATCTTCTGTTTTACCAACATATCAAAACGACCCACAAAAACAGCCTCAACATGTGCGTTGAACCGTTTTTGTTAAGTTCAAGGGGTTTAAAATACCCGATATTAAAGTCGAAGGATATAAAATAGACTTATTCCTTCTAGACATAAACTTATGTTTGTTGTTCCTGAGCTTCTAGCAAACCAGCACAAGTACTTTTTTTGAGTAATTAGTTTCATATTCTTCAATATAGTACGATAGATACATTCAGACATAATAAAGGACATTGTCATGACTGCTATCAACTTTACCTCACTGGTGGCGCCCATGTATGATTCCTCCTCCAGAACAGTGGCAACTCTGAAAAGTGCACCGAATTTCTCTGGTACAAAACTCGGAAGCCTCTCCATAAGCTTTTGCAACCTGGTCATATAAAAAGGTAGTGAGATGCTCTCTCTTTTGCAATCTCTCCTGGCAGTGTTGTTTCACAAAGTTGACTATCAAGAAAATCAAGCATGGTTATTTCAATATTTCAGTCTTGTCCCTACTTTGATGCCGTAGAAGAGGTTGAATACATGCTtgttgtagtatattatttagTAGGATGTCTATGGCCTATTACTGTTCATTAGAATTGGTATCTCGCTCTTTGGCTACGTGCACGGTGGACTTAGGCAAATATTGCACAGGGGAGTTGGAATTAATTACTAGGAAAAGTGGATTATACAGATATAGTTCACCTGAGTTTTACCCTTCCAGGTGTATTGAGTGATGGTTAGTTGAATGTTTTTTCAGGTATATAATTTGATAACTTGTGGTGCATCTAGCTCACCAACCAATACAAAAATGGTAAAACTCTATATGCATGCTTCAAGCATTCGACAAAATGAGATGTCAAGCGACTTGCGTCCTTTTACCTAGTGTTATACTTATGATAAATTATCACATTTAGAACATGCAGGGAATCTGCTTGTATCGGGGAGCACGTACAGCCAAGACACTTAAATTCTCGTCCATTCTATATTTATGTGCTAGAATTTCCTGTTGGGACTCTTTATAGTGATTACTATTATGCATACGTACCAATAATTTTGTAAAGTAAGAATGGTGAGAGGTTTGGATTATTTTAATTACTTTTACAAAGATATACTTATAATACTGTTTAGCATAAATATGTGCATGATAATCTTGTCATCTTTGTGACATTTTACTCTTTGACTGACGCATTTTTGTGTTCGCGACTAAGTATCTGACACTTACACCTACTGTAGATATACCTCATTTATTGTTCAAACTAAAATGAAGTTTGCAAAAGCTAGTTGAAACGGAGCATTCACAGTTTCTGTAAAAGATTGGGAGAATGTTAGTAGTTTGCTGCTATGTGAAGCGGTGTGACAGAAAGCAAGTAGTGCTCAATGACAATACGGACCTATGTCAATGGAGGAAAACGAAAATACTGTTATACTTCTTGAAAAATTCCTACTTTCCAATCAGGCGTAAAACATTACAGATTATGATATGGCATTTAGAACCTTCTCCTTTTGACAAGCGAAACTAGAAAAAGGTAGTGAGCAAAACTATATATTTGAACCAAGTGTTATCTTTTAACATGTATATAGAGGATATATTCTACAGAAGATATCATGACCTGTGCAGTTTCTACAATATTTTCCCCTCCTTTTGTTGTGTGCTGGGGAGTCCGATTTCTATAGTGCGTGGAAATTATATTTCACTTTATCTGTATGAATATTATATTGTCAATTCTGTAAAATCGAATTGGGTCCTCATACCAATATGAAGAATTATTCTTCATTTAGATCTGCACACACCTGAATATTTTGAATTACTAAACAGCAAACAAGTACACTTAGCCTGGTAGATGTTAATTTTCAATACAAGCAGGGGCGGATTCAAGGGGGTAGGGGGGTTTCAGAAACAGAGAGCCCCATGCCCCCCTACAATTTTTGGACAtgaaagaggaagaggagagaggaggagaaggaggagagaaaaaaagaggagaggatGGAGGAACAAGAAGTTTAGCCCATCTTAAAATTTGGttctggatccgccactggaTACAAAAGTTACAACAACACAACTTTTATGTAGATCATAAAAGAACCAAATCACTTATATGGACTGAAACTACCAAGACTTTCCATGACCAGCCATGCatgatgcattttttttgtttagtaTGATAAGTCCAAAGACAAGTTTATATATGCTCAAATTCTCTttagaaaacaataaaatatttaatttgtcAATCCAAAGAACATGCGTGAGAAAGTAAGATGGTGATCCTCACATCAAGTCAAAAGCCCTTGAGCGAGATTCTGGAGGCATTTGGGACCTCCAGTGGGCACCTTGTCCAGCCGCAATGCCGTCCATGCAGAACACAACTAATGGTTATTTCTATGAACCGAGGTTTGTAGTGATGGAACAACGGAAAATGAGAGGAAGAACAGAAAGTATGAGGTTTTGTCTTAGGGTAGTGAGTGGAGTTTTATAGTGGTGTGGGAGAAGATGACGTATTGCATTTAGTGCTTGGGTGGTTGGGTGTTGCCACTATAATCCTTTTGGGGCCTGCGGTCTTTGATGTCGTGCACACCGTCAGACTCTACCGTATACCACGTGTAGCCCTGATTACGCTATTATCATCCATGTGTAGTTCCTTATTGTGCCACATATGGCAGTGCATGCCACATTGTTATACACGTGTAGTCTCTTACATATGCATGCTAGCCTCTATTATTCTGTGTCTTCACAGTGTACTTGACAATACATGTCTAGTCGATATATAGCTGTATGACATAAAGTTTTCACACTACTTAGTCATCTTCCTTATTACATATACTGTGCAAGTTGCCATCCTTGGAAGAAGTTTAGTTATCGAATTACCAATGTGCAAATACTTTATCCTTATGCATGCAAATCTtagtaattaaaaaaaaagattcttGTTGACCACAAATGTTGTGCGTTGCCAATTGTTTCCGTAGGCTTGGAGTCTAGTTTTGATGTGAGATATATAGGAAAATGTACATTTTTTTCGTTAGTGTCGTTTAATTTACAGCACAAGCTCTCAACACCAGTGCAAGTTTCGTCCCAATGCTTATGGGTGACTTTTTTATGGGTGGTTTCAGGTGATGTGGCACTAATTGTGGCCTTCGTTTGCACGTTTCCTCGTCTACTTAGAACACTTTCGGTTAAaagaaaatgtacatgtttcaCGAACGTGAAACTTGTGTCGAACGTGTATATAACTTGAATAGAACAAATGCAGATATACCAGTATACTAAGTATACAAAGTAAAGGAGaacaatgtaaaaatattgagCTTTATTAATTCATTAATAAATTAATAAAGTATAAGTTTCATTGATTACAATGCGTTACTCCACACATGAACGCACAAGCTATCTGACTAGTCTTGATCATCTGGAAACTATGTTTTCTTGGTTCTCGTGTCCTTGTGAAGCCTCCAGTTAATTACGCCCATCTCTCGGGCTACCTCCAATTAGGCTGCGTTGGTGGTTATCATCTCAAGGTCATCTTTGAGTCTGCAaggtagtaaaaaaaaaaaagatgcacaTCCAAGCAAAACATGATAATGTTCGAGAGTCTTGTATCATCGACCTCAGCATAATGAAAGACAACAAAAATGAGTTGAGAGCATGGTATGATACGTAGCTACAACTGGTGCAGCAACAGGGCTACTATCGGGAGCTCAAAGTCATActtaactcactaattctctCAGACCTAAGTATGTACTTCATCGGTCATCCAGTAAGGCAACAAAACTCTCGAATGACAGGCCTCATTGGTAATCATCGGCCAGGACAACCATAGCCTCAAGGTGACAGCATCATCAATGCATCAGTAGACAGCAAGGCAAATAGGGGGGCAGAATAACATGGCCCACAATCCTCAAATAAATCAATAGTCAAAGCCTCCTCAACCCTTAGCATCTCACTTGTAGGCAGCACCAGGTAACAACATAGTAGGATACCTaacgaatatctaactatagagtatatatgtataaggaATACATTATATATGAATAGGATATTTTGTTCATATCTTTAACGATTCTGGATATTGCGGACCCCAATCTACAGGACCCAGGATACTCGGAGATCATGAAAGCCCATACTAGGAAAGTCTTGATCGGGTTAATCGACTCGAGTACGATTTGTATCCACACTGTTTTCGGCTGCCTTGCTTTGATCGACAAGATGGAGGACTCCTCATTGATCATGGCAGGATTCAAGGCAGTGCTAAGGCCTATATAAGGCAGGGACCCAGACTCTTGAAAGGACAACTTCTATAAAACCCCATAACTTTGACAACCTATAGCAGTTTAACATAACTCAACTCAATGTAAGCACCCAGAACATATGAGATACTCAACGACTTCAATTCTAGTTTtgtttagatccgatctactccttgtaataggtctaacaatcttgcttgtactcgagataatacatatacatcaaccTCCATACAAGaggtagggtattactccaaccgaaATCCCGAACCTATCTATATAGCATGTCTTGTTTTGTGCTCGATtcttgatcttgaaggtaccccAGTCTAATTACGAACACATTATCAGGAACAAATCTTTGACAGTTTGTGTGCCAGGTAggttgtcacaccccaaaattccgaTTTTGGGTTAttagcattttaaaacaataaaataatatttttcctgaaaatttgaaagcttttccaaaaaatagagtttaaaaagaatttgttttgtgtgatgaaaaatgtatttataaaatattagaataggttaaggaatttcaaggttggataaaaTCCTTGTTCCATTTTTCTCAATATCGTCCAAAAATTCTCTATGGACAATCTCATTTCACGTCCTTTTGATCCAACCCATCGTGCACTACCTTTTCTTAATGTTTTTCTCTTTAGCCCATGGCGCAAAACCATCAACATGCCATCAAccttgcatgtgcatgtacctGATCATTTCCATTCACCTCCAAACGATGTCGCCCCTTCGCCTGACAGCCATGACTGGCCAACTAAGCTTGAGTACGTGCTCAATCAAAACGCATTGACATCCATCAAGTAAGAAGAACCGATGGCCACTCTATTCTCTTTCAATTCCTAGCAATTCAGAGTGGAAACCGATGCTTTTatggccataatggcaattAAAGCCGGCCGCTATTACTCCTCGTTGCCTAGCCTTGTCTTCTCTGTGTAGTTTCGGAGTTCAACACtgcctcaaatacaaatcttgatagtaccaaagttgtaggcctTATCGAGATCTTCGATTTGCACCTACGAAAGTCCACATTTGGATAATGTATCTAGGAGTTATTGCCCCTGAGATCAGTGTTGCGCAGATAAGGCtgaattcaaatagtttatcttgtgatacatttttggaaatcaagatgatatTTTTAGAAGTGCGAATGAATACCaaagatgtatatatttttgaGAACTACAATTTAGAGTATAAAAACGTCTAATTTGGAGTGCGAatggtggagatatcatcctcgaacCAAAGCCATCCATTTCGTATTCCACCCGTTCATTTCGTCTTTCATCTCTAGCCGTTTCCTCTCCCCACTTCATGGCCAGCCGCACCCAGTCCCATAAATAGGTCCAGCACAatcccccctcccccttctccacacccaaaaccctagcaacCGCCGCTATCCTGCCCGGGCTCCGTTCGCCATCATGGACAGTCACGTCGCCGCCATTTGGCATCCATGTTCCCAGCTATCCAGTGCACAAATCACCGGGCCCCTTCATCACCGTGAGCCCCTGGCTGTAGCACACGACTCCACGAAGCAGAATGTCCATAGGAGAATAGACAACTCTAGGATCTATGTCACCGACTACGCTGCTCTGTGTCTGGCCGCGTCCAGGGCGCGAATCGACAATCTCATCGGTGTTCCCGATTCTTCAAACTAGATCATGCTGCACCACCCACGTCCTCATGTAGAATGTCAAATTCCCATCAGGATCACCAAAGGGTTTGTCCTGATCAGCAATGACGTAGTGGAAACGCGAGCCCAAATGCCAACATCACCACTGAATTGGATCTTAGATCCTGTCGACAACTGTACGTTTCTGCTACCTCGACCACCACCATCGTGTGTTCCTCGCCATGTTCTAAAACTCTAGGTGAATCTCTTGACTTAGAACCTTGTGTAACACGCCATTCCATGGTCCATGTCTT
Protein-coding regions in this window:
- the LOC133895061 gene encoding putative F-box/FBD/LRR-repeat protein At1g78760, giving the protein MHGGLDRISNLPDALLHHVMSSLPTLDAVHTSVLSSRWRHTWTGAPCLILDLDQFGGRREQFSSFVSRVLRLRGVAPLDLFRLRSSGIEEAKFWIRCAIRNNLKVLEFSEDMECEPLRLERDIVDFTSRHLKSLLLGNVCLDGSVFYPINSACPALQRLELRDSSLEVPEISSASLLHLDITNCCLFENLLISAPSLESLSIKDPRYKAAMVKKLPSLVVAVVTFDEFLHCSDPVEEDEEEDWDDVTYSLLDGLSNARSMELIAAEREVAFDWEIPECPMFNNLTSLTLGEWCTPDEFSPLLYLLSRSPLLENLTLKLNKEVCRVCSGEEPTAFPGAGAFTADHLKKVTIYFQLHDERVGVLLKLLAPIGKSIEDIELIPSHFPSLVRRWL